A single window of Hymenobacter sp. APR13 DNA harbors:
- the rlmF gene encoding 23S rRNA (adenine(1618)-N(6))-methyltransferase RlmF, which produces MHPRNPHADRYDFPQLIAASPALAPFVTASPHGDQTIDFANPAAVKALNQALLKQFYGVQLWDIPAGYLCPPIPGRADYLHHAADLLAALHGGTVPRGKQVHVLDIGIGANCVYPIIGTHDYGWRFVGSDIDLVALKSVKMLVAATPGLSGRVEVRQQTHANYIFDGIVKPREEFDLTVCNPPFHASEEDALAANQRKTRNLGQPRTAEPVLNFGGRNTELWYTGGEEAFVRNLVEQSVPLGPRVLWFSTLISKKETLPSIYHFLKKAGALEVKTIDMTHGQKATRVVAWTFQTPEQQQAWATRRWK; this is translated from the coding sequence TTGCATCCCCGCAACCCCCACGCCGACCGCTACGATTTTCCGCAGCTGATTGCCGCCAGCCCGGCGCTGGCGCCGTTCGTAACGGCCAGCCCCCACGGCGACCAGACCATTGACTTCGCCAACCCGGCCGCGGTGAAAGCCCTCAACCAGGCCCTGCTGAAGCAGTTCTACGGCGTTCAGCTCTGGGACATTCCGGCCGGCTACCTGTGCCCGCCCATCCCGGGCCGCGCCGACTACCTGCACCACGCCGCCGACCTGCTGGCGGCCCTACACGGCGGCACCGTGCCGCGCGGCAAGCAGGTGCACGTGCTCGACATTGGTATCGGGGCCAACTGCGTGTATCCCATCATCGGCACCCACGACTACGGCTGGCGCTTCGTCGGCTCCGATATTGACCTGGTGGCCCTGAAATCGGTGAAGATGCTGGTAGCGGCCACCCCCGGGTTGTCGGGCCGGGTGGAAGTGCGCCAGCAAACCCACGCCAACTACATCTTCGACGGCATCGTGAAGCCCCGCGAGGAGTTCGACCTGACGGTGTGCAACCCGCCGTTCCACGCTTCGGAGGAAGATGCCCTGGCTGCCAACCAGCGCAAAACCCGCAACCTGGGCCAGCCCCGCACCGCCGAGCCGGTCCTCAACTTCGGCGGCCGCAACACCGAGCTCTGGTACACGGGCGGCGAAGAAGCCTTCGTGCGCAACCTCGTGGAGCAGAGCGTGCCGCTGGGGCCGCGGGTGCTGTGGTTCAGCACGCTCATCTCCAAGAAGGAAACCCTGCCCAGCATCTACCACTTCCTCAAAAAAGCCGGGGCTTTGGAGGTGAAAACCATCGATATGACCCACGGACAGAAAGCCACCCGCGTGGTCGCCTGGACCTTCCAGACCCCCGAGCAGCAGCAGGCCTGGGCCACGCGGCGCTGGAAATGA
- the kdsB gene encoding 3-deoxy-manno-octulosonate cytidylyltransferase: MLAIGIIPARFASTRLPGKPLVDLGGQTMIERVVRRAQQSSLSRVVVATDDQRILEHVRGFGGEAVLTHPDHPSGTDRVRDAYEQLGVQADCIVNIQGDEPFIHPSQIDALVQLFAAPAPPQLATLVKPVISEEELFSPHLPKVVLNAQGEALYFSRHPLPYQRQHPQAEWLAHHRYLRHIGLYAYRPDVLREITQLPPSPLELAESLEQLRWLEAGYRIQTAETTLETIGIDTPEDVERALRYLTEANG; this comes from the coding sequence ATGCTTGCCATCGGTATCATTCCCGCCCGTTTTGCTTCCACCCGCCTGCCCGGCAAGCCTCTCGTTGACCTGGGCGGCCAGACCATGATTGAGCGGGTGGTGCGCCGGGCCCAGCAGTCCAGCCTGAGCCGGGTGGTGGTAGCCACCGACGACCAGCGCATCTTGGAGCACGTGCGCGGCTTTGGTGGCGAGGCGGTGCTGACTCACCCCGACCACCCTAGCGGTACCGACCGGGTGCGCGACGCCTACGAGCAGCTGGGCGTGCAGGCCGACTGCATCGTCAATATCCAGGGCGACGAGCCCTTCATCCACCCCAGCCAGATCGACGCGCTGGTGCAGCTGTTTGCCGCGCCCGCGCCGCCGCAATTGGCTACACTGGTGAAGCCCGTAATCAGCGAGGAAGAGCTGTTCAGCCCCCACCTGCCCAAAGTGGTGCTCAATGCCCAAGGCGAGGCCCTGTATTTCAGCCGCCACCCCCTGCCCTACCAGCGCCAGCATCCGCAGGCCGAGTGGCTGGCGCACCACCGCTACCTGCGCCACATCGGCCTCTACGCCTACCGCCCCGACGTGCTCCGCGAAATCACGCAGCTGCCGCCCTCGCCGCTGGAGCTGGCCGAGAGCTTGGAGCAGCTGCGGTGGCTGGAAGCCGGCTACCGCATCCAGACCGCCGAAACCACCTTGGAAACCATCGGCATCGACACGCCGGAAGATGTGGAGCGGGCGTTGCGGTACCTGACGGAAGCCAACGGCTAG
- a CDS encoding TIGR02757 family protein — MTFFFGATPSSSMNHAQVRTILDENYARYNQPAFILNDPIQIPHRFTQRQDVEISGLFAALLAWGRRPTIISKVTELLQRMDNAPHQFILQHQDEDLKRLLGFCHRTFCDTDLLYFVHWLRWFYTRHSTLEDAFLHGRTQKERLENFHNLFFSLDDAPHRTRKHVATPARGSACKRVNMYLRWMVRQDAHGVDFGLWTRLPMADLVCPCDVHVERVARRLGLLERRQMDWLAAEDLTAHLRTFDPLDPVKYDFALFGLGVEGEM, encoded by the coding sequence ATGACGTTCTTCTTTGGTGCCACACCTTCCTCCTCCATGAACCACGCTCAGGTCCGCACCATCCTCGATGAGAATTACGCCCGCTACAACCAGCCGGCGTTTATCCTCAATGACCCCATCCAGATTCCGCACCGTTTCACGCAACGGCAGGATGTGGAAATCAGCGGGCTGTTTGCGGCGCTGCTGGCTTGGGGGCGGCGGCCCACCATCATCAGCAAGGTAACCGAGCTGCTACAGCGCATGGACAACGCGCCCCACCAGTTCATCCTGCAGCATCAGGATGAGGACCTGAAGCGCCTGTTGGGCTTCTGCCACCGCACCTTCTGCGACACCGACCTGCTCTACTTCGTGCACTGGCTGCGCTGGTTTTACACCCGCCACAGCACGCTGGAAGACGCCTTCTTGCACGGCCGCACCCAAAAGGAGCGGCTGGAAAACTTCCATAATCTGTTCTTCAGCCTCGACGACGCGCCCCACCGCACCCGCAAGCACGTGGCCACTCCGGCCCGCGGTTCGGCCTGCAAGCGCGTGAACATGTACCTGCGCTGGATGGTGCGCCAGGACGCGCACGGCGTGGACTTCGGCCTCTGGACCCGCCTGCCCATGGCCGACCTCGTCTGCCCCTGCGACGTGCACGTAGAGCGCGTGGCGCGCCGCCTGGGCCTGTTGGAACGCAGGCAGATGGACTGGCTGGCCGCCGAAGACCTCACCGCCCACCTGCGCACCTTCGACCCGCTCGACCCCGTAAAGTACGACTTCGCCCTGTTCGGACTGGGCGTGGAAGGGGAGATGTAG
- a CDS encoding Pr6Pr family membrane protein → MQDSRRIFWPALAGALLALTGLLAQFYVTFSSRQLPPLETVVRFFSFFTILTNTLVAGYFLVRSLRPESAAGRWAARVEVGTALTVYILVVGVVYQAVLRGLVSLAGWGILADNILHGLVPLYMLGFWLLRIAGQPVRWRTLPYWLLYPAAYLAYTLLRGPSASFYPYPFVDVAALGYGPVLRNCLLVLVVMLAISVLLAAFSNWRHRRSLA, encoded by the coding sequence ATGCAAGATTCCCGTCGAATTTTCTGGCCGGCACTAGCCGGGGCTCTGTTGGCGCTAACGGGGCTGCTGGCGCAGTTCTACGTCACGTTCAGCAGCCGGCAGCTGCCGCCGCTGGAAACCGTCGTGCGCTTCTTCAGCTTCTTCACCATCCTGACTAACACGCTCGTAGCCGGTTATTTTCTGGTGCGCAGCCTGAGGCCGGAGTCGGCGGCCGGGCGCTGGGCGGCCCGGGTGGAGGTGGGTACGGCCCTCACGGTGTACATCCTGGTGGTGGGCGTGGTGTACCAAGCGGTGCTACGCGGGCTGGTGTCACTGGCCGGCTGGGGCATCCTCGCCGACAACATCCTCCACGGCCTCGTACCTTTGTACATGCTGGGCTTCTGGCTGCTGCGCATTGCCGGGCAGCCGGTGCGCTGGCGCACGTTGCCGTACTGGCTGCTTTATCCGGCTGCTTACCTGGCCTACACGCTGCTGCGCGGGCCTTCTGCCAGCTTCTACCCGTATCCGTTCGTGGATGTGGCGGCGCTGGGCTACGGGCCGGTGCTGCGCAACTGCCTGCTGGTGCTGGTGGTCATGCTGGCTATTTCGGTGCTGCTGGCCGCGTTTTCCAACTGGCGGCACCGCCGCTCGTTGGCCTGA
- a CDS encoding WD40/YVTN/BNR-like repeat-containing protein — translation MNRILFWCGACLSLALTGCSPDITVLEKHATIRYRNLAVPPAVAGTTWLSVDFVGSATGFVGGENGILLGTTSAGASWQNLSNAALGDIRQLHFSSPGTGLALTATGLYHTTTGGRTWTRVKYLPYSAITDVQMLDAATGFLVGEDGLLSHTTDGGRTWRDYVFAVWPPVNGDFQAVAFATTQVGLAVGTNQCFRTGNGGRTWEPVEWPMPARVFDLHLYPNGTDYLVSGVDDLGQAKSFRAMTYDAATRQYRQVSAQDLLNVPVHDFAQWQSEVVAVGWKTVLRNFPTYAAQPDVTPWVNLTGPTGQSLQHVYRSADFADAATLYAVGEAGTISRFDYH, via the coding sequence ATGAATAGAATTTTATTTTGGTGCGGCGCCTGCCTCAGCCTGGCGCTAACCGGCTGTTCACCAGATATTACCGTCCTGGAAAAGCACGCCACCATCCGGTACCGGAATCTGGCCGTGCCGCCTGCCGTAGCGGGCACCACCTGGCTGAGCGTTGATTTTGTTGGCTCGGCCACCGGGTTTGTGGGCGGCGAGAATGGCATCCTGCTGGGCACCACCTCCGCCGGGGCCAGCTGGCAGAACCTGAGCAACGCCGCCCTGGGCGACATCCGGCAATTGCACTTTTCGTCGCCCGGTACCGGCCTGGCCCTCACGGCCACCGGCCTCTACCATACCACCACCGGCGGCCGCACCTGGACGCGGGTGAAGTACCTGCCCTACTCGGCCATCACCGACGTGCAGATGCTGGATGCCGCCACGGGCTTTCTGGTGGGCGAAGATGGCCTGCTGAGCCACACCACCGACGGCGGCCGCACCTGGCGCGACTACGTGTTTGCGGTGTGGCCGCCGGTAAACGGCGACTTTCAGGCCGTAGCCTTTGCCACGACGCAGGTGGGCCTGGCGGTGGGCACCAACCAGTGCTTCCGGACCGGCAACGGCGGCCGCACCTGGGAGCCGGTGGAGTGGCCCATGCCCGCCCGCGTGTTCGACCTGCACCTCTACCCCAACGGCACCGACTACCTGGTCAGCGGCGTCGACGACCTGGGCCAAGCCAAATCGTTCCGGGCCATGACCTACGACGCGGCCACCCGGCAGTACCGGCAGGTATCGGCGCAGGACTTGCTGAATGTGCCGGTGCACGATTTCGCGCAGTGGCAATCCGAAGTGGTGGCGGTGGGCTGGAAAACCGTGCTGCGCAACTTCCCAACATACGCCGCCCAGCCCGACGTGACGCCCTGGGTGAACCTGACGGGCCCGACGGGCCAGAGCCTGCAGCACGTGTACCGCAGCGCCGACTTTGCCGATGCCGCCACGCTCTACGCCGTGGGCGAAGCCGGCACGATTTCCCGATTCGACTACCACTAA
- a CDS encoding LysM peptidoglycan-binding domain-containing protein, whose product MFRFSLLSAALVFSGFTASATGLVALPDSIGVEYRSGKMLIRHRVAPGETLYGLARRYRVPVEQIVEANNGQKGALTTGQIVLVPRQRVVMNASDNPRPAAPAAATRSLPTDSRGNRVYKVEAGQTLFAIARKFNTTPQALAELNNFAPNYNVRQGQTLIVAAGTAAPARRETPAAPATREPATREPAVATAPVRETPPAAPAPRPETAAPRPADSATSTAAPTTTREKPEERAPTRASEIVRRVTESGLATSIPNSTTDKYLALHKTAEVGTIMQVRNIMNGQSVYVRVIGKLPDTGENSNILVRLSPRAVQRLATPDARFRVETSYVP is encoded by the coding sequence ATGTTCCGATTCTCGTTGCTGTCCGCCGCGCTGGTTTTCTCTGGGTTCACTGCTTCCGCCACCGGCCTGGTGGCCCTGCCCGATTCCATAGGGGTGGAATACCGGAGTGGCAAAATGCTTATCCGGCACCGCGTAGCGCCCGGCGAAACCCTCTACGGCCTGGCCCGCCGCTACCGCGTACCCGTCGAGCAGATTGTGGAAGCCAACAACGGCCAGAAAGGTGCCCTTACCACTGGTCAGATTGTGCTGGTGCCGCGCCAGCGCGTGGTGATGAACGCCTCCGACAACCCACGCCCCGCCGCCCCCGCCGCTGCTACCCGCAGCCTGCCTACCGACAGCCGCGGCAACCGCGTGTACAAAGTGGAGGCCGGCCAGACCCTGTTTGCCATTGCCCGCAAGTTCAACACCACGCCCCAGGCGCTGGCCGAGCTGAACAACTTCGCGCCCAACTACAACGTGCGCCAGGGCCAGACGCTCATCGTGGCGGCCGGCACTGCCGCCCCTGCCCGCCGCGAAACGCCCGCCGCCCCCGCCACCCGCGAGCCGGCTACGCGTGAGCCGGCCGTGGCTACTGCTCCCGTCCGCGAAACGCCCCCCGCGGCCCCGGCTCCGCGCCCGGAAACCGCCGCGCCGCGCCCCGCCGACTCAGCCACTTCCACTGCTGCGCCCACCACCACCCGCGAGAAGCCCGAGGAGCGCGCCCCCACCCGGGCCAGCGAAATCGTGCGCCGCGTGACGGAAAGCGGCCTGGCCACCAGCATCCCCAACAGCACCACCGACAAGTACCTGGCCCTGCACAAAACGGCCGAAGTGGGCACCATCATGCAGGTGCGCAACATCATGAACGGGCAGTCGGTGTACGTGCGCGTTATCGGCAAGCTGCCGGATACCGGCGAAAACAGCAACATCCTGGTGCGCCTCTCGCCCCGCGCCGTGCAGCGCCTGGCCACCCCCGACGCCCGCTTCCGCGTGGAAACCAGCTACGTGCCGTAA
- a CDS encoding phospholipase D-like domain-containing protein translates to MKKFTLLALLCGMAAFRPAQAQTAVTIAAARAQAPAFNTSGATVTVRGIVTNGPELGAIRYIQDGTAGIGVYSTTLTTGVVPGDSIIVTGTLKDFRGLLELDPVSSLTVLAGNRPLPAPVQFPAGGFTAAYAEQYEGRLVQLTGATSINTSTGAAVTSFSSTTFRINNNASTVLYVNAASTGPYGLIGKPSPTGTFDAVGIMSQFTTTAPGPTGPGYQLLPRLYEDFRQGNTPNVVNTPFPTNITTSGFTVNFLTQNAGNTKLEYATSATGPFTAVTSAASTTSHSLAITGLQPATVYFVKASSTNATGLSESRVVPMITASLSSGKMRAYFTNPVNNTLALPGNNALFLPSGTVADTLARYIGRATTTLDIAIYNWNSPTILAAVNAAQARGVRVRVIYEDDNANLSIPSLNAGVARTGRTQTGTGTIQGIMHNKFVIIDAEDTNPNVPWVWTGSTNWTGAQLSTDRNNVVVVQDQALARVYKMEFEEMWGGSGAATGAVKFGSRKTDNTPHYLNIGGKLVESWFSPTDNVNGRLIDAIRTADFDLHIATMLNTQTDIGRAIRDQVQLRNIAACTEVLNNDTSSTNSGAVLRTIRQAIGARGMVKNTSGIMHHKYAIIDAGASQSDPQVFVGSHNWSLSANTENDENTLIVHEPRIVNQYYQEFAARIAEQNRGVQVCNLVLSNKNATVQQSSVQVYPNPTRGQFAVRLQAGKARTATITLRDATGRVVLNQTSTLSGQDVAVDASQLPAGLYMVQIVTPEATQMSRVVVE, encoded by the coding sequence ATGAAGAAATTTACTCTGCTGGCCTTGCTTTGCGGCATGGCTGCTTTCCGGCCTGCCCAGGCCCAGACGGCTGTTACGATAGCCGCGGCCCGGGCCCAGGCGCCGGCTTTCAACACGTCGGGCGCCACCGTCACGGTGCGCGGCATCGTCACGAACGGGCCCGAGCTGGGGGCCATCCGCTACATTCAGGACGGCACGGCCGGCATCGGAGTGTACTCCACTACGCTCACCACAGGCGTTGTGCCCGGCGACTCCATCATCGTAACGGGCACGCTCAAGGACTTCCGCGGGCTGCTGGAGCTGGATCCGGTGTCGTCGTTGACGGTGCTGGCCGGCAACCGGCCGCTGCCGGCGCCGGTGCAGTTTCCGGCCGGGGGCTTCACGGCCGCTTACGCCGAGCAGTACGAAGGCCGCCTGGTGCAGCTCACCGGCGCCACGTCCATCAACACGTCCACCGGCGCGGCCGTTACCTCGTTTAGCAGCACCACGTTCCGCATCAACAACAACGCCTCCACGGTGCTGTACGTGAATGCCGCTTCCACCGGCCCGTACGGCCTCATCGGCAAACCCTCGCCTACCGGCACCTTTGATGCCGTGGGCATCATGAGCCAGTTCACGACCACCGCGCCCGGCCCCACCGGCCCCGGCTACCAGCTGCTGCCGCGCCTCTACGAGGACTTCCGCCAGGGCAACACACCCAACGTGGTGAACACGCCTTTCCCGACCAACATCACGACGTCGGGCTTCACGGTGAACTTCCTCACCCAGAATGCCGGCAACACCAAGCTGGAGTACGCCACCAGCGCCACCGGCCCGTTCACGGCCGTGACCAGCGCCGCCAGCACCACCAGCCACAGCCTGGCCATCACGGGTTTGCAGCCGGCCACGGTGTACTTCGTGAAAGCCAGCTCCACCAACGCCACCGGCCTGTCGGAGTCGCGGGTGGTGCCCATGATTACGGCCTCGCTTTCCAGCGGCAAGATGCGCGCCTACTTCACCAACCCGGTGAACAACACGCTGGCCCTGCCCGGCAACAATGCCCTGTTCCTGCCCAGCGGAACCGTGGCTGACACGCTGGCCCGCTACATCGGCCGCGCCACTACCACCCTCGATATTGCCATCTACAACTGGAACAGCCCCACCATTCTGGCTGCCGTAAACGCCGCCCAGGCCCGCGGCGTGCGGGTGCGCGTGATTTATGAGGACGACAACGCCAACCTCAGCATTCCGAGCCTGAACGCCGGCGTGGCACGCACGGGCCGTACCCAGACCGGCACCGGCACCATCCAAGGCATCATGCACAACAAGTTTGTGATTATCGATGCTGAGGACACCAACCCCAACGTGCCGTGGGTGTGGACCGGCTCCACCAACTGGACCGGCGCGCAGCTGTCCACGGACCGCAACAACGTGGTTGTGGTGCAGGACCAGGCGCTGGCCCGCGTGTACAAGATGGAGTTCGAAGAAATGTGGGGCGGCAGCGGCGCTGCCACGGGCGCCGTGAAGTTCGGCTCGCGCAAAACCGACAACACCCCGCACTACCTCAACATCGGCGGCAAGCTGGTGGAATCGTGGTTCTCGCCGACCGACAACGTGAATGGCCGCCTCATCGACGCCATCCGCACGGCCGACTTCGACCTGCACATTGCCACCATGCTCAACACCCAGACTGACATCGGGCGCGCCATCCGCGACCAGGTGCAGTTGCGCAACATAGCGGCCTGCACCGAGGTGCTCAACAACGATACCAGCTCTACGAACTCGGGCGCTGTGCTGCGCACCATCCGGCAGGCCATCGGGGCCCGCGGCATGGTGAAGAACACCAGCGGCATCATGCACCACAAGTACGCCATCATCGACGCCGGCGCCTCGCAGTCGGACCCGCAGGTGTTCGTGGGCTCGCACAACTGGAGCCTCTCGGCCAACACCGAGAATGACGAAAACACGCTCATCGTGCACGAGCCGCGCATCGTGAATCAGTACTACCAGGAGTTTGCGGCCCGCATTGCCGAGCAGAACCGCGGCGTGCAGGTCTGCAACCTGGTACTGAGCAACAAGAACGCCACCGTGCAGCAAAGCAGCGTGCAGGTGTACCCCAACCCGACGCGCGGCCAGTTTGCCGTGCGCCTGCAGGCCGGCAAGGCCCGCACCGCCACCATCACCCTGCGCGACGCCACCGGCCGCGTGGTGCTCAACCAGACCAGCACCCTCTCCGGCCAGGACGTGGCCGTAGACGCCTCGCAGCTGCCCGCCGGCCTCTACATGGTGCAGATTGTGACGCCCGAAGCCACGCAGATGAGCCGTGTGGTGGTGGAGTAG
- a CDS encoding endonuclease MutS2, whose product MILPQNFEQKIGFAQLREMLESMCLSPLGRQFVAKMVFQTKHDQLHKLLLQTDEFRFLLHSGADFPSQHYHDVNPQLVRASLPGAYLDVAAFFAVKMSLRTIRQALTFFTQAAEDLYPTLRLLGIGVQVDRNLLAALDKVVDDEGLVRDDASPLLRQLRQELITRQGLLRKQIAGILRHAKNEGWIPGDAEPTIRGGRLVLPVVAEHKRRVKGLIHDESASGQTVYIEPEAVFELNNDIKDLENAYQRELIRILTALTDQLRPHIPDLRKAYQYLGLIDFIRAKARLALRLEATLPILHPRPQLLWKQVRHPLLYFTFLGHAKDDPREVVPLDIELTPEQRILLISGPNAGGKSVSMKTVGLVQYMLQCGLLIPAGEGSEAGMFDDIFLDIGDEQSLENDLSTYSSHLLSMKQFVTLAGKRSLVLIDEFGTGTEPALGGAIAEAVLEQLNRARSFGVITTHYTNLKNYAERTPGIVNGAMRYDPEQLQPLYRLEIGKPGSSFAIEIARKIGLPKQLVERATQLVGKDKIRYDRLLEGLEKEKSDLEARTAEAAKAERRLKKAAQEYQDLKKYLDDTTLEVLREAKQKAKLLLRDTNQQIEATIQEIRLGQADKDRTKEARGKLDTFVREKLQIEPPKPKATRELAEVGTLKAGDKVALIGQEGYGELMSVKGKTAEVSFGGMKTIVKISQLEKLTRSEIREREKESARRAPAQYAGFDTTGKMSSFSPTLDLRGERAEDALTKITAYVDDAVMLGVPEIKILHGRGNGVLRQVVRDYLHRTRQVASVADEHADRGGDGATIAVLK is encoded by the coding sequence TTGATTTTACCTCAGAACTTCGAGCAGAAAATAGGCTTCGCGCAGCTGCGTGAAATGCTGGAAAGTATGTGCCTGAGCCCACTCGGCCGCCAGTTTGTGGCCAAAATGGTGTTCCAGACCAAGCACGACCAGCTGCACAAGCTGCTGCTCCAGACCGACGAGTTCCGCTTCCTGCTGCACAGCGGGGCCGACTTCCCCAGCCAGCACTACCACGACGTCAATCCGCAGCTGGTGCGCGCCAGCCTGCCCGGCGCCTACCTCGACGTGGCCGCCTTCTTCGCCGTGAAGATGAGCTTGCGCACCATCCGGCAGGCCCTCACCTTCTTCACCCAGGCTGCCGAAGACCTGTACCCCACGCTGCGCCTGCTCGGCATTGGCGTGCAGGTCGACCGCAACCTGCTGGCCGCCCTCGACAAGGTGGTGGACGACGAAGGCCTCGTGCGCGACGATGCCTCGCCGCTGCTGCGCCAGCTGCGCCAGGAGCTGATTACGCGCCAGGGGCTGCTGCGCAAGCAGATTGCGGGCATCCTGCGCCACGCCAAAAACGAAGGCTGGATTCCCGGCGACGCCGAGCCCACCATCCGGGGTGGGCGCCTGGTGCTGCCCGTGGTAGCTGAGCACAAGCGCCGCGTAAAAGGCTTGATCCACGACGAGTCGGCCTCGGGCCAGACGGTGTACATCGAGCCCGAAGCCGTGTTCGAGCTCAACAACGACATCAAGGACCTCGAAAACGCCTACCAGCGCGAGCTGATCCGCATCCTGACGGCCCTCACCGACCAGCTCCGGCCACACATTCCGGATTTGCGCAAGGCCTACCAGTACCTCGGCCTGATCGACTTTATCCGGGCCAAGGCGCGCCTGGCTCTGCGCCTGGAGGCCACCCTGCCCATCCTGCACCCGCGCCCCCAGCTGCTCTGGAAGCAGGTGCGTCACCCGCTGCTCTACTTCACCTTCCTGGGCCACGCCAAAGACGACCCGCGCGAAGTGGTGCCACTCGATATCGAGCTGACGCCGGAGCAGCGCATCCTGCTGATTTCGGGGCCGAATGCCGGCGGTAAGTCGGTGAGTATGAAGACGGTGGGGCTGGTGCAGTATATGCTGCAGTGCGGCCTGCTGATTCCGGCCGGCGAGGGCTCGGAAGCGGGCATGTTCGACGACATTTTCCTGGACATCGGCGACGAACAGAGCCTGGAAAACGATTTGAGCACGTACTCGTCGCACCTGCTGAGCATGAAGCAGTTCGTGACGCTGGCCGGCAAGCGCAGTTTGGTGCTGATTGACGAATTCGGCACCGGCACCGAGCCGGCGCTGGGCGGCGCCATTGCCGAGGCCGTGCTGGAGCAGCTCAACCGGGCGCGCAGCTTCGGCGTCATCACCACCCACTACACCAACCTCAAGAACTACGCCGAGCGCACGCCCGGCATCGTGAACGGGGCCATGCGCTACGACCCTGAGCAGCTGCAGCCGCTCTACCGCCTCGAAATCGGGAAGCCGGGCTCGTCGTTTGCCATCGAAATTGCCCGCAAAATCGGTTTGCCCAAGCAGCTGGTGGAGCGCGCCACCCAGCTCGTCGGCAAAGACAAAATCCGCTACGACCGGCTGCTGGAAGGCCTGGAAAAGGAAAAGTCAGACCTCGAAGCCCGCACCGCCGAAGCCGCCAAAGCCGAGCGCCGCCTGAAAAAAGCCGCCCAGGAATACCAGGACCTCAAGAAGTACCTCGACGATACCACGCTGGAGGTGCTGCGCGAGGCCAAGCAGAAAGCCAAGCTGCTGCTGCGCGACACCAACCAACAGATCGAGGCCACCATCCAGGAAATCCGCCTCGGCCAGGCCGACAAGGACCGCACCAAGGAGGCCCGCGGCAAGCTCGACACCTTTGTGCGCGAGAAGCTGCAGATTGAGCCGCCCAAGCCCAAAGCCACCCGCGAGCTGGCCGAGGTCGGCACGCTGAAAGCCGGCGACAAAGTGGCGCTGATTGGGCAGGAAGGCTACGGCGAGCTGATGAGCGTGAAGGGCAAAACCGCCGAAGTGAGCTTCGGCGGCATGAAAACCATCGTCAAGATCAGCCAGCTCGAAAAGCTGACGCGCTCCGAAATCCGGGAGCGGGAAAAGGAGTCGGCGCGCCGGGCCCCGGCCCAGTACGCCGGCTTCGACACCACCGGCAAGATGTCGAGCTTCAGCCCCACGCTGGATTTGCGCGGCGAGCGGGCCGAGGACGCCCTCACCAAAATCACGGCCTACGTGGATGATGCCGTAATGCTGGGCGTGCCCGAAATCAAGATTCTGCACGGCCGCGGCAACGGCGTGCTGCGCCAGGTGGTGCGCGACTACCTGCACCGCACCCGCCAGGTGGCCAGTGTAGCCGACGAGCACGCCGACCGCGGCGGCGACGGCGCCACCATCGCCGTGCTGAAGTAG